aaaaagtgtTGGTTCCATGTGACCAACGGCCCATTAGTTGGTCCCATGGGACCAACATGGTAGGGAACATGTTTAAATTCAGAGTAAAAACCAGGAGTAAATGGACTAAATATTGTTACATCAAATTCACACAGTCATGTCCTTTTATAAGTGTCTGCATATGCAATCGTATCAGTGAATGTGTTAAGCTGTTTATGAATTAAAACatgttttaacttttttatatttttcgtcTTACCTTTTCAAAAGCTGAAATTAAGTTCTGATCTTCTGGGCGTCCCTTTTTCGTAGATTTTGATGGCGTATAGAATAATTGTGTATAGCATTGTTTATGGTATCGAGCCTTCATCAATACCAAATTCACATTTTTGATACGTTCTACAATCTGACGACCAAAATCGTCATTTCTTTTACTAGCCTTTTctaaaaatttatcttttaaactCGGTGTCGTGCATAGTATAAAAATTTTAGAATCTCTTGCCTTGGGATGTCTTTCATTACCACAAAGgcaacattttgttttaaaactAAAATGATTCACTGTAGGTTTCCCTTCTGATTTCGTTTCACCATTTGGTTTGGCCTGTTCAAAAAGAAGCTTAATATTATCTTTATTTGTGTATTCTACTTTACAATTTTTGTGAACTTGAAGCACTTCAACATTGTTTAGTAATTCGTGTTTTCCGTCTTTTCTTGATTTACTAGCTGCCACTAAATTCGGTATTCCTTTTCCTACAAACTCAGTTTCGCCTTCTGTgaatggtttttcgcaaataaagcATTTTGTTGGGTCCATCTTCATTTGAAAGGaaactaaaaatttattgtttttgttgACATAGATGACAGCTGCCGCGTCCGTAATTTAaccttattcttcttttttattttaaccttTGTTAAATGTGTACACAGCCAGGATGATGAAGGATAAAATCCACAAAGGGTTAAATCATGACAAataagataatatattgcacatccggaagtcgtgacgtaactggagaccgacaagttcgtaatggttcgtaatcattcgtaatgtccgattactttgaattgttcgcggttgtattttatattttatctttgacagttattctgactggaatctcgacactaaattcttttcgaatacattgaagtttaatgttattctgctaattgaataatttcatcacataatgcatacaaatcccatttaactttaacaagaattcaaattcaacttccggtctccagttacgtaatcaatgcgcgaactcggacgtatttgagc
The window above is part of the Diabrotica virgifera virgifera chromosome 2, PGI_DIABVI_V3a genome. Proteins encoded here:
- the LOC114330087 gene encoding uncharacterized protein LOC114330087 is translated as MKMDPTKCFICEKPFTEGETEFVGKGIPNLVAASKSRKDGKHELLNNVEVLQVHKNCKVEYTNKDNIKLLFEQAKPNGETKSEGKPTVNHFSFKTKCCLCGNERHPKARDSKIFILCTTPSLKDKFLEKASKRNDDFGRQIVERIKNVNLVLMKARYHKQCYTQLFYTPSKSTKKGRPEDQNLISAFEKVCEFINESEERQFTLKDLLERVEDNLPNDGSMSMKTLKTKLQKKYGDGIVFATSLIKPSSIYFLDSGVKHREELRKQKSIQIN